One window of the Dreissena polymorpha isolate Duluth1 chromosome 5, UMN_Dpol_1.0, whole genome shotgun sequence genome contains the following:
- the LOC127881350 gene encoding uncharacterized protein LOC127881350, producing the protein MLCFSYLDSSQSLNSAQSTQVGPIIGSISGGTVLGILLGITGIWFVFVRKNRPKKGGCSACCISDKTNTYEAKISSTGDATYSSIDAATPVQREHYYDDTVAGRAQVPSNQVELEGQNVIVTSYENIDSGKLHRDHGSTTLRSANVMLYESLNQEGRHQEACEMITTS; encoded by the exons atGCTCTGCTTTTCCTATTTAGATTCAAGTCAGTCGTTAAATTCAGCACAATCTACCCAGGTGGGACCTATTATTGGAAGTATTAGCGGAGGAACTGTATTGGGGATTTTATTGGGAATTACTGGGATCTGGTTTGTTTTCGTTCGTAAAAACAGGCCAAAAAAGGGCGGATGCTCCGCATGTTGCATTTCAG ATAAAACCAACACATACGAAGCTAAAATCAG CTCAACCGGTGACGCCACGTACTCTTCCATCGATGCCGCTACTCCAGTACAAAGGGAACATTACTATGACGATACCGTAGCTGGTAGAGCACAAGTACCATCCAATCAAGTGGAGCTAGAAGGACAGAACGTTATTGTAACATCGTACGAAAACATCG ATTCAGGGAAGCTACACAGGGACCATGGCTCGACAACATTGAG GTCAGCAAATGTGATGTTGTATGAGTCACTTAACCAAGAAGGGCGGCATCAGGAAGCCTGCGAAATGATCACGACTTCTTAG
- the LOC127831480 gene encoding probable oxidoreductase PXDNL, which yields MIKKTELWDVYSGSTIFIAVCGIFYVPFPIGHLQLSPTFDPVSLIVNQPTTFKCTSDFGRPNPSIYWFKDNTTDDVADGINITAFSSTSTTGVNITISTLIFTPLKSDLGMRLYCSGNNGGPSVTSNIRPLINLLYGPTIPIFHFNGTNVDVAIHALSGTQFVLRCTSNGNPHPSFTWTYSGGSAIGEELVIPEIKPLHEGNVTCLARNVMLSSSGGTLTTHQAAAIFLHIDVPITQVALVGSNAQNAVLKENDTSTFECQSSPGKPPAIIHWYKDGGTKEIIEDDITLNEYNTTAMAEFSVKSFLKYQAKRLDNEMSIYCTASNVGPVFTSPQRSKLIIVSLPVIPEELAKTIIGANSIFFVTNSKLHKLFPFNIT from the exons ATGATCAAGAAAACAGAATTATGGGATGTGTACAGTGGATCGACCATTTTCATTGCGGTATGCGGTATTTTCTACGTACCAT TTCCAATAGGTCACCTCCAACTATCCCCAACTTTTGATCCGGTATCGCTAATTGTAAATCAACCTACGACGTTCAAATGCACAAGTGACTTCGGAAGGCCAAATCCGTCCATTTACTGGTTCAAGGACAACACTACAGATGATGTCGCTGATGGTATCAATATAACAGCTTTCTCGTCGACATCAACAACAGGCGTAAATATAACAATAAGCACTCTGATATTTACCCCTTTGAAATCCGACCTTGGAATGCGGCTATACTGTAGCGGTAATAACGGTGGACCATCTGTGACTTCGAATATAAGGCCATTGATTAATTTACTGT ATGGACCAACAATTCCAATATTTCACTTCAACGGAACGAATGTAGATGTTGCTATACACGCTCTTTCCGGAACACAATTCGTTCTTCGATGTACCAGTAACGGCAATCCTCACCCATCATTTACATGGACATATTCGGGAGGCTCAGCTATTGGCGAGGAACTTGTTATTCCTGAGATTAAACCTTTACACGAAGGGAATGTCACATGCTTAGCAAGGAACGTGATGTTGTCGTCATCAGGTGGAACACTAACAACACATCAGGCGGCTGCAATTTTCCTTCATATTGATG TTCCAATAACGCAGGTTGCACTTGTTGGGTCAAATGCTCAGAATGCTGTCCTGAAAGAAAACGATACATCGACCTTTGAATGCCAGAGCTCGCCAGGAAAACCTCCTGCAATAATTCACTGGTACAAGGACGGCGGGACAAAAGAAATCATCGAAGATGACATTACACTTAATGAATATAACACTACAGCAATGGCAGAATTCTCCGTTAAGAGCTTTTTGAAATATCAAGCAAAGAGACTAGATAATGAAATGAGTATATACTGCACGGCTTCCAATGTTGGACCAGTGTTTACCTCTCCTCAGCGATCGAAACTGATCATAGTGT CATTACCGGTTATCCCAGAGGAACTTGCCAAAACAATTATTGGAGCGAATTCA ATTTTCTTTGTGACCAACTCCAAGCTTCACAAACTTTTTCCATTTAATATcacataa